From one Planococcus citri chromosome 3, ihPlaCitr1.1, whole genome shotgun sequence genomic stretch:
- the LOC135840838 gene encoding probable cyclin-dependent serine/threonine-protein kinase DDB_G0292550 has protein sequence MNGDNGRSFKQFDGTNYPNWRIRVMALLDYHEVKDIAISRVPENPNSRWKKKNKRCRYLIMQNIADSHLYHCVNREYAADIITELDDNYSQRDLQSLMIAERKMGALKIGENVMDIEKHIVKFKTILRELDDAGADLTEAKKISCFLLTLDQVKEYDTQVQIVEAKKDPDLKLSDVISQISTYGKSLKKPDESSTKVSTSAPVMQVNRGNPGVNNNNVNNNSKSSDPRKCFFCGRNGHVAKFCSRKLQNNNGNYNNRGNFNPNRGNFNPARGNFNNNRGGNNYNRGNYNNSNGFNRGGHNGGNYGNYRGNSQFGNSYDNNARFNNNSRSVCYRCNQEGHIAKFCNNNDSGNNRQANMTDNVTFFVEKHLYAV, from the coding sequence ATGAATGGTGATAATGGAAGATCGTTTAAGCAGTTCGATGGAACGAATTATCCTAACTGGAGGATACGGGTAATGGCGTTACTAGATTACCATGAAGTGAAAGATATAGCGATTTCGAGAGTACCAGAGAATCCTAATTCaagatggaaaaagaaaaacaaacggTGCAGATATCTGATTATGCAGAATATAGCTGATTCCCATCTTTACCACTGTGTTAATCGTGAGTACGCGGCAGACATAATAACAGAATTGGATGATAACTACAGCCAGAGAGATCTTCAATCCCTGATGATTGCAGAAAGAAAAATGGGAGCcttaaaaattggagaaaacgTCATGGATATCGAGAAGCATATTGTGAAATTTAAAACGATACTAAGAGAATTGGATGATGCTGGTGCGGACCTAACCGAAGCAAAAAAGATAAGCTGCTTTTTGCTAACTCTAGACCAGGTGAAAGAATACGATACACAGGTTCAAATTGTTGAAGCGAAGAAAGATCCTGACTTGAAGTTAAGTGATGTTATCAGTCAAATATCAACGTATGGTAAAAGTTTGAAGAAACCTGATGAAAGTTCAACTAAAGTTTCAACTTCGGCTCCGGTGATGCAAGTTAATCGAGGTAATCCTGGGGTTAATAATAATAACGTGAAtaataattcgaaaagtagtGATCCGCGTAAATGTTTCTTTTGTGGGAGAAATGGCCATGTGGCAAAGTTTTGTTCGAGAAAGTTACAAAATAATAATGGTAATTATAATAATCGTGGTAATTTTAATCCGAATCGTGGTAACTTTAATCCTGCTCGTggcaattttaataataatcgTGGCGGTAATAATTATAATCGAGGAAATTATAATAATTCGAATGGTTTTAATCGTGGTGGGCATAATGgtggtaattacggtaattatcGTGGTAATTCTCAGTTTGGTAACTCTTATGATAATAATGCCAGATTTAATAATAATTCTCGTTCTGTTTGTTATCGTTGTAATCAAGAAGGGCATATTGCCAAGTTTTGTAATAATAATGATAGTGGTAATAATAGACAGGCTAATATGACCGATAATGTTACATTCTTTGTAGAGAAGCATCTGTATGCAGTCTAA